One Chlorobaculum limnaeum genomic window carries:
- a CDS encoding ferritin-like domain-containing protein, translating into MGTKGREIVGEHIERVLELLNKAFADEWLAYYQYWIGSKIVEGPMKDAVIAELLQHAADELRHADMVSMRIIQLGGTPLTSPKQWFEWTNCGYEAPDDKFVQMILEQNISGEQCAITTYNNIIQEIGMKDPVTYNLAVQILQDEVEHEEDLQSLLEDLGVFLRK; encoded by the coding sequence ATGGGAACCAAAGGACGTGAAATCGTAGGCGAGCATATCGAACGTGTGCTCGAACTGCTGAACAAGGCATTCGCTGACGAGTGGCTGGCATACTACCAGTACTGGATCGGCTCCAAAATCGTGGAGGGGCCGATGAAGGACGCGGTCATCGCCGAACTCTTGCAGCACGCCGCCGATGAGCTTCGCCATGCAGACATGGTCAGCATGCGCATCATTCAGCTTGGCGGCACTCCGCTGACCAGCCCGAAACAGTGGTTCGAGTGGACCAACTGCGGCTATGAGGCTCCGGATGACAAGTTCGTCCAGATGATTCTCGAACAGAACATCTCCGGCGAGCAGTGTGCCATCACCACCTACAACAACATCATCCAGGAGATCGGCATGAAGGATCCGGTCACGTACAACCTCGCAGTGCAGATTCTTCAGGACGAGGTCGAACACGAAGAAGACCTCCAGTCCCTGCTCGAAGACCTCGGCGTCTTCCTCCGGAAATGA